Proteins encoded within one genomic window of Deltaproteobacteria bacterium:
- a CDS encoding IS630 family transposase, with protein sequence MSRKATPIMLTEEQERTLKQWVRLPKTEQRLVLRSLIILAAAQGMPTIAIARKYKVRPATVSKWRTRFAREGLSGLQDAPRTGPRRRYDKSMDRRIIAMLDEDPPAGHTTWNGKLLAEAVGGVSKHYVWRVLRRHGIQLQRRRSWCISTDPEFAAKAADIVGLYLEPPENGVVICVDEKPHIQALERAQGWLRLPNGKAFTGFSHGYRRHGTTTLFAALDIATGQVKAGHFKRRWRREFLSFMNEVIAEYPDKEIHVILDNLNTHKPKRDRWLARHKNVHFHYTPTYASWLNQVEVWFSILSRRALKGASFTSPQQVRNAIDRFVA encoded by the coding sequence ATGAGTAGAAAAGCCACCCCCATCATGTTGACAGAGGAGCAGGAGCGAACCCTGAAACAGTGGGTTCGCTTGCCCAAGACCGAGCAGCGGCTGGTGCTGAGGAGCCTGATCATACTGGCTGCAGCCCAAGGAATGCCTACCATTGCTATTGCCCGCAAGTACAAAGTGCGGCCGGCCACTGTGAGCAAGTGGCGCACTCGCTTTGCCAGAGAAGGTCTTTCTGGTCTTCAGGATGCGCCCCGCACAGGACCGAGGCGCCGCTATGACAAAAGCATGGACAGGCGGATTATAGCCATGTTGGACGAGGATCCCCCTGCGGGGCATACCACCTGGAACGGCAAGCTTTTGGCGGAGGCGGTGGGAGGCGTCTCCAAGCACTATGTGTGGCGAGTGCTCCGCAGGCATGGCATCCAGCTGCAACGCAGACGGTCCTGGTGTATCAGTACGGATCCTGAATTTGCGGCCAAGGCAGCAGACATTGTGGGGCTCTATTTGGAGCCGCCAGAAAACGGTGTGGTCATCTGTGTGGACGAGAAACCTCACATTCAGGCCCTGGAGCGGGCCCAGGGCTGGCTGCGCCTTCCCAATGGCAAGGCCTTTACCGGTTTCAGTCACGGCTACAGACGACATGGCACCACCACGCTTTTTGCTGCCCTCGACATAGCGACCGGCCAGGTCAAAGCAGGCCACTTCAAACGAAGGTGGCGGCGAGAGTTTCTCTCCTTTATGAATGAAGTCATTGCCGAGTATCCAGACAAGGAAATTCACGTGATCCTTGACAATCTAAACACCCACAAGCCTAAAAGAGACAGGTGGTTAGCGCGACACAAAAACGTGCATTTTCACTACACCCCGACCTATGCCTCGTGGCTGAACCAGGTTGAGGTGTGGTTCAGCATCCTGAGCCGCAGGGCCCTGAAGGGAGCCAGTTTCACCTCCCCGCAGCAGGTACGCAATGCCATCGACAGATTCGTTGCCG